The Haloarcula sp. H-GB4 genome segment GACTCATCGTCGAGTCCGGTGACCCGCGTGCAGTCCATCACTTCGCGACGCTCATCGGCTACGGGGCCGGGGCCGTCAACCCCTATCTGGCCTACCAGACCATCGATGATCTGGTAGCCGGACCGGACGGCGCAGACCTGGCCGACGCCATTGATGCCTACATCACTGCCGTCGAGGACGGCCTCCTGAAGACGATGGCCAAGATGGGTATCTCCACGGTCGAATCCTATCAGGGTGCCCAGATCTTCGAGGCCGTCGGCCTCTCCTCGGACTTCATCGCCGAGTACTTCGAGGGGACGACTTGCCGGACCGACGGTATCGGCATCGAGGAAATCGAGGACGACCTCACCCAGCGACATGATGTCGCCTGGAGCGAGGAGGAGCCCGACATGCCCCGCCAGGGCGAGTACGAGTTCCGCTCGAACGGCATCCATCACCAGTGGAACCCCAACACGGTTGGCAAGATCCAGCAAGCCGTCCGGATGGGCGACTACGATACGTACAAGGAGTTTGCCGAACTGGTCAACGACCAGAACGAGGAGCTCCAGACGCTGCGCGGTCTACTCGAATTCGACTCCGACCGTGAGTCTATCCCCATCGAGGATGTCGAGTCGGTTGACGACATTGTCGAGCGTTTCGAGACCGCGGCGATGTCACTCGGGTCGCTGTCGCCCGAGATGCACGAGAACAACGCCATCGCAATGAACCGGCTCGGTGCCAACGCCAACACCGGCGAGGGCGGCGAACCGCCCGAGCGGTTCGACACCGAGAAGGAGTGTACGACCAAGCAGGTCGCCTCCGGCCGCTTCGGCGTCACTTCCGACTACCTCGCGTCAGCCGACGAACTCCAGATCAAGATGGCACAGGGGTCCAAGCCCGGCGAGGGCGGCCACCTGCCCGGCAAGAAGGTGAACGAGATGATCGCCCACGTGCGGTACGCGACGCCGGGCGTCGGCCTCATCTCGCCGCCGCCGTTGCACGACATCTACTCCATCGAGGACCTGAAACAGCTCATCCACGATCTCAAGGCCTCGAACCCAGAGGCCGACATCAACGTCAAACTGGTCTCGGAGGACGGCATCGGGACCATCGCGGCCGGCGTCGCCAAGGCCAACGCTGACGTGGTCCACATCTCGGGCCACGACGGCGGGACCGGCGCGTCGCCGAAGACCTCGATCAAGAACGCCGGCCTCCCGTGGGAGCTCGGTGTTTCGGAGGCCAACCAGATGCTCCGGGCGACTGGCCTGCGCTCACGAATCAAGGTGACCACCGACGGCGGCATGAAGACCGGCCGCGACGTGGCCGTTGCCGCCCTGCTCGGTGCCGAGGGGTACACCTTCGGGACCGCCTCGCTGGTCACCTCCGGCTGCGTGATGGCCCGGCAGTGCCACGAGAACACCTGCCCGGTCGGCATCGCCACGCAGAACGAGAACCTCCGCGAGCGGTTCCCCGGCGAGCCACAGCACGTCATCAACTACATGACCTTCGTGGCCCAGGAACTGCGCGAGATCATGGCTGAACTCGGCTTCGAGACCATCGACGAGATGATCGGCCGACCGAGCGTCCTGAAACAGCGCGACAACGTGAGCCAGCCCAAGGCCCAGAAGCTCGATCTTTCCTCGGTCATCGCCGAGCCGGCCGACAACGACGGCCGCTACAAGCAGCGCGAGCAGACCCACGAGGTCGACGAACAGCTCGACTGGGATCTCATCGACGCCGCCGAGGACGCCATCTACAGCGGCGACCCGGTCGCTATTGACACCGACATCACCAACGTCGACCGTGCGGTCGGGGCGACGCTCTCGAACCGCATCTCCCGCGAGCACGCAAGTGACGGGCTCGCGGACGACACCATCCGGGTCGACTTCGACGGCACGGCGGGCCAGTCCTTCGGCGCGTTCCTCTCACAGGGCGTGACGATGGAACTGACCGGGACGGCCAATGACTACGTCGGCAAGGGCCTCTCCGGCGGGAAGCTCATCGTGAACACGCCGGATCAGGCTCCCTTCGATCCATCGGAGAACATCGTCATCGGCAACGTCGCGCTGTACGGCGCGACGCAGGGCGAGGCCTACGTCAACGGCATGGCCGGCGAACGCTTCGCCGTCCGCAACTCCGGGGTCAAGGGCGTTGTCGAAGGCGTCGGCGACCACGGCTGTGAGTACATGACCGGCGGCGCTATTGTCGTGCTGGGCGAGACGGGCAAGAACTTCGCGGCCGGGATGTCCGGCGGCGTCGCCTACGTCTACGACCCCGATGGCGAGTTCGCAGCGAAGGCAAACACCGGCATGGTGTCGCTGGCCGAGACGCTCGAAGGCAAAGACCGCCAGATGATTACCCGGCTCGTCGAGAACCACGCCGCCTACACCGACTCTGACCGAGCGGCGGAGTTGCTCGACGACTGGGACGCTGAGGTGGAGAACTTCACGAAGGTGATGCCTGACGCCTACGCCGAGGTCATCGCCGACCGCGAGCGCGACGACGTGCGCAACGAGCCGCCGGCCAAGGCTGCGGCGAGCGCCGAAGCCGCTGAGGCCGACTTCGCCGCCTCGACAGACGACTGAAGCGCCGTTTTTCAGCGTTTTTGTCTGTCGTCAGGGGCTCTGTTTTTCTGCCACAATCGAGCCGCGTTCTGGGGGGTCGTAATGCGACATTGTAACAATCAACCGCTGGTCCTATAGCTGTCGGGCCGAAGTGCTGGACATGGTCCCCGTACAACCAACCGTCGTATCGTATCGGAGCACAGCATGAGTGACATCCCCGGTCCTGACCCCGATTCCGGGTCAGACATCGACATTGATGTCGGCCGCGGCCTCCGTATCGGAGTCAGCGTCGTTGTCGCCCTCGCCGTCGCAATAGCCCTGTTTGGTGGCTACCATCAGGTCCCCGAAGGCCACGTCGGCGTCCAGAAATCGTTCGGCGCGGTAACCGGTGACCAACTTCAGCCGGGCGCACACATCATCGTGCCAGTCAAGGATTCGGTTCAGGACGTGGAAATCCGGCCACGGACCTACACCATGGCCAACACAGAGGGCGAAGGCGACAGACCGTCACAAGCCGATGCGGTGACCGTCCAGACCATCAATGGGACGACGGTCGACATCGACATCACCGTCCGGTACAAGATCCAAGAATCAGACGCATCAGGATTCGTCACTGAATGGCGGACCGTCGGCCAGGCGGAGGAGCGACTTATCCGACCGTCCGTCCGGTCGCAGCTCCGTGATGAGGCCGCAGGTATCCAGACGAGCGAGATATACACCAACGACGGCCGCGAGCGACTCGGCGATGCGGCACAGCAGAAACTCGAATCCGCGTTCGAGGGCGAAGCGCTCGTCCTCGAAGAGGTGCAGGTTCGGACCGTTGACCTCCCAGACTCGTACGATCAGGCGCTCAACGACAAGGAAATCGCAAAGCAACGCGTCGAAGAGAAGAAATTCGAGATCCAACAGGCCGAACGCGACAAGGAACGGCAGGAGATTCAGGCCGAAGCCGACGCCCGGGTTATCGAGATCCGCGGTGAGGCGCTTCGGGACAACCCGGTCGTGCTGAAACAGCAGTACGTCCAGAGCATCGACGATTCGGATAAGGTCATTCTGGCGACTGACGATGATGGAACACCCATCATCCTGCAGACTGGCCGGAGCAGGGGCGGAAACACTTCCAGCGCCGATACTGGGTTCTCGACGAACGTAACGAACGCGACGGCCGGCAACTGAACACAGACACGCGGGCACGCCTCGTTCGTTTTTTATTTGGCTGTGCCGTTCATCAGAGATGACGACCGGTTTTGCGCAGTGGCAGATCGATATCGGGACACAGCGTACCTGTCGAGTCACGCAGTTAGTTGCTGCTGGATAATAACCGCGTTTGACGGGGTGTGCACGACTCGGACGGTCACTGTGTCGCCCGGCTGCAAGTCACAGTCCCCGCCCGCTATCCGGAAGACAATCACATCTCCGGGACGGAACTCGTCTGTAACCAGAGCCCCGGTATCATCAGCACCGCGCTCTGTAAGCGAGCCAGTGCTCTCATCAAAGATGTCGTCGCCCTCGATGTTGTCGCTCTGTGGCCGGTCACCGGATTTCACTGGGAGATTGACTAACCGCCCGTGCTTTTCAGTCCCATCGCTGCCGCAGTCAGCACTGACGGCCACCTCAATCTCGGAGACGCGGACGATATCTCCAGCAACGTGCCTGATACGGACGATGCCCCCGTCGAACCCACTCTGCGGGGCGAACTCACCGTCTGATTGGCTGATCACAGGCGCTGTGTCATCCAGTTTCTCCGCGAGGCCGAGCGTCGCCACTGACAGCACTGCTGCGAGAACGACAGTTACCGCCACGAGGAGGATAACCGAAATAACTGAAGAGACAGCACGCAACTTACCTGTCACTGCATCTGTTACTGCCCGACTACGTAAAAATATCCGCCCCCTGAGATGTCGTCTTGCACCGTACATTGCCGACTCTATCGCCCGTTCTGCTGATGGGGTGTCGGTCGTCATGCCACCTCGGTAAACACTCGGTGTCAACTGTCGGACCGCGGCAGACGCTGGCGGTGAGCCACACTGTTTTGCTGGTCCCGTTCGAGCACAGCGTATGGACAGTGTCCTCGTCATCGGCGGCGGTCGGTTCATCGGCCGGCACACAGTCACCGAGTTCCGCGACGCAGGCTACGACGTGACAATGCTCACCCGCGGACAGCGTCAGAATCCGTTCACGAACTCCGATGTCGCTCACATCAAGGGCGACCGACGCGAGCGGGACACACTCGAAACCGCTCGCGAACGGGTCGAGCCGGACGTGGTCGTCGACTGTGTGGCATACTTTCCGGAGGATGTCCGGGTGGCGACCGACGTGTTCGCCGATGTCGATGCGTACGTGTATATCTCAAGCGGCGCGGCCTACGGCGCTGAACGGACGCCCAAGCGGGAGGGGGAGACACCGCTTGCGGGCTGTACTGCCGAGCAGGCCACAACCGACAGCGCGGAGACCTACGGGCCGCGGAAGGCCGAAGGCGATCGTGAAGTGTTCGCTGCCGCGGAGGACGGTGTGCGAGCGATGAGCGTCCGACCGACCGTCGTGTACGGGCCCTACGACTACACTGAGCGGTTCGCCTACTGGGTCGACCGCGTGGCCGAGTACGAGCAGGTCGTTGTTCCCAGTGACGGCCTCAGCCTGTGGCAGATGGCCTACGTCGAGGACGTGGCGAGCGCGCTTCGCCTCGTCGCGGAGCGAGGGACAGCCGGCGAGGCCTACAACGTCGGCGACGAGCACGCGCCGACGCTCCGGGAGTGGGTCGACCTGCTTGCCAGAGTGCACGAGACGGATGTCGAGACAGTCGGTGTCGGTGAGCGCGAACTCGGGGCCGCGGGGCTGGACCCCGACGACTTCCCTATCTACCGCGAGTCACCGCATCTGCTATCGACGGCGAAGCTCCGCGACATAGGCTGGTCATCGACGCCCCACGAGACGGCACTGGCCGTAACCGTCGCCGAGCACCGGGAGAACGAGCGAACCGGCCGTGAGTTCGGGCCTGACCGGGACACGGAATCAGAGCTTATCGACCGCCTAACCGAATGACAACTACGTCCGGCGTAGCGTCGTGTGCTTGACCTCGTAGTCCTCTAAGAACGCACCGTATCCGCCGACGGTGATGCGGCCGTCTCCGATGTCGACGACCAGCGAGTTCTCGAACCCGAAATCGCTATTGTGCGGCTCAACGAGGTTCTGTCGGACGTCGATCACCTCGCCGGATATCACTTCGAAGTCGTCGTCGGAGCCCGTCTGCCGCGCGTACAGGTCGGCGACGACGGACTCACCAGCCCGGAGTGCGAGTGTGGTCGTGAACACGACGGGACGGAACATATCGTACCGAGCCGGGAGTGTCGGAGGTTGCGACACGAGGACCTCTTCGCCTATCGGCCAATAATTGCCCAGGTAGGAACCGACTAACACAGCCGCAACTGCCTCCTGCGTAAACGTGATCGCGTTCGTCTCGTCGTGATCCCAGCTGAGCATTGTCGACGGAGAGACGAACCCGCGCTGCTGGTCCGTCGCAAGCAACGAAGGCGCGCCATCGAGGCCGATTCGGACGGCGTTGGCGATCTCCTCTAGGTCTAACTCCATCGTCGCCCTGTCGTAACTCGACAGCGTTAGGAGCACGAGGATGCCCCGTTCCTGGGCACGACGGAGCGGTTCGCGGATATCGGGGAGCCGCCGGGCCGGGATCTGCAGAATAACCTCGCAGTCGGCGGCTTCGATGTGTTGCTCCAGCCGTTTGACGATAGTCGGTCGGGACTTGACCACCTCGAAAGTGTTATTCTCGGCCGAAGTGTCCTCGTACCGGGTCTGTACCGCTGTCTCCAGCGTGTCGAGTTCGCGTTTCAGCGCGCCAAAAGCCTCTGACGGGGGTGTCGCACGGATGATCGTCGGTGTCCGATGGTCGTCGACGGTGACAAAGCCGTCCGCGGCCAGCGAACCACAGATGTCGTACACGTAGCTCTTGGATATCCCTGCTGTTTCGGCCACTGTTCGGGCTGTTGCTGGCCCCTTTTCGACGACGGCGAGGTACGTTTCTGCCTCTGTCCTGGAGAGGCCATACTGCTGGAGTCGGTCCCGAAGGGTCTCGCTGGGTTGGCGTGTGGAGTCAGGCATAGATGTCCTGCTCAAACCGCATTGGCTGATTCCGTGTCACTGGGTCACTGCTTTAGGTACTATAATCGAATATACATAATTGTTTGTGGGCGTGCGAGCGGACCAGTGTCTGTCTGTGCATGGTGGGTCTCTGAGGTCTGTGCACCGGCGGGAACACCGCGGATTAGAGTACGTGACCCGCCTCAGGATCCCTTCCGAACCTCATCGAGAAGTTCGACGACGTCTTCCATGGTGGGGTCGCGGCTGGTGCTGTCGCCGTTAGCATTTCTGTTCCCGTTGTTACCGTTGCCGGTTTTATTCCCACTATTGCCCCGACCGGGGTTGCTCTCTGACCCGTTCGGGAGGCCCGGAACGGGGTCCGGATCGGTGATGCTCGCCGTGTTCCGGACGGTGAGCGTGGCCGTTGGGCCGTCTTGGCCGACAGTGAGTTGGTACTCGCCAGCTTCGACGACCTTCGGGCCGAGTCCAAGCACGTCACCGGGAACCACCTCCAGCGCCGTCAGGTCGGCGGTCACGTCCACTGTGGCTGACTCGCCAGCGTCAAGCGAGACACGCTCGTAGCCGAGCAGTCGGCGTCTCGGCTGGAGGACCGAGCCGTACGACTGGGTGTTGAACACCTCGACGATGTGCTCGCCAGCCATCTCGCCGACGTTCGTCACCTCGACGCTGACAGTCACTTCAGACTGGTTAGCCGGGTTACCGACAGTGGGCTGCGTGACCGAGACGCTGCCGTACTCGAAATTGGTGTACGAGAGCCCGTGGCCGTACTCGTACAGCGCGGTGTTGTCCGTCGCGCCCGTCGATGTCGGGTCGTAGCGGCTGTGCTGTACGGGCGCGGTCCCGACGTTCTCGGGCCAACTGAAAGGGAGCTTGCCCGAGGGGTTGTACTCGCCGACCAGTGTTTCGGCGATGGCGACCCCGCCGTCGCTACCGGGCTGGCCGGCAAACAGGAGGGCGTCGA includes the following:
- the gltB gene encoding glutamate synthase large subunit, which gives rise to MVERQTGLSAGDAGLADPTDERSNCGVGVVMDLDGQSDHWVVSDGLELLDNLEHRGTTGAEQDTGDGAGIMLQIPHEFFAAEVDADLPPAGEYAVGTLFLPQDDEVAESLTDLVETELAAEGLDVLDWRDVPTDNSDLGATALESEPDIVQFFVTSATGKTGDAFENQLYIGRRALENTVEGEKPAGHERFYVVSLATDVVVYKGLLKAEQLEDYYPDLEDERMQSTFAMVHARFSTNTLGAWHLAHPYRRVIHNGEFNTIQGNINWMRARETDIQSDEFEGDLEKIKPIIDDPEQSDTASVDNALELLLQGGRDLPHALRMLIPEAWRGEMNDVTGDRRDFYDYHASLVEPWDGPALVAATDGDRIGAVLDRNGLRPCRYDVLEDNTLVMSSEAGALEHDASEITERGRLQPGQCFLADPEEGRVIPDEEVFDDITDDKYGEWVDEEQVDLDEVADRGDNAPRDPADALRSQQAMYGYTYDEVDHLIEPMAEKGKDPVGSMGDDTPLSVLSQFNRPLFTYFKQLFAQVTNPPLDYIREELVTSLESRLGHQRNILNESQGHARQLVLDSPVLTDEETQSIKDLDANGMSTTVIDITYEEGGDLRQAVEDVRAEADAAAQEHDILVLSDRAASDGRVPIPSLLAVGGIHHHLVRNGLRNHVGLIVESGDPRAVHHFATLIGYGAGAVNPYLAYQTIDDLVAGPDGADLADAIDAYITAVEDGLLKTMAKMGISTVESYQGAQIFEAVGLSSDFIAEYFEGTTCRTDGIGIEEIEDDLTQRHDVAWSEEEPDMPRQGEYEFRSNGIHHQWNPNTVGKIQQAVRMGDYDTYKEFAELVNDQNEELQTLRGLLEFDSDRESIPIEDVESVDDIVERFETAAMSLGSLSPEMHENNAIAMNRLGANANTGEGGEPPERFDTEKECTTKQVASGRFGVTSDYLASADELQIKMAQGSKPGEGGHLPGKKVNEMIAHVRYATPGVGLISPPPLHDIYSIEDLKQLIHDLKASNPEADINVKLVSEDGIGTIAAGVAKANADVVHISGHDGGTGASPKTSIKNAGLPWELGVSEANQMLRATGLRSRIKVTTDGGMKTGRDVAVAALLGAEGYTFGTASLVTSGCVMARQCHENTCPVGIATQNENLRERFPGEPQHVINYMTFVAQELREIMAELGFETIDEMIGRPSVLKQRDNVSQPKAQKLDLSSVIAEPADNDGRYKQREQTHEVDEQLDWDLIDAAEDAIYSGDPVAIDTDITNVDRAVGATLSNRISREHASDGLADDTIRVDFDGTAGQSFGAFLSQGVTMELTGTANDYVGKGLSGGKLIVNTPDQAPFDPSENIVIGNVALYGATQGEAYVNGMAGERFAVRNSGVKGVVEGVGDHGCEYMTGGAIVVLGETGKNFAAGMSGGVAYVYDPDGEFAAKANTGMVSLAETLEGKDRQMITRLVENHAAYTDSDRAAELLDDWDAEVENFTKVMPDAYAEVIADRERDDVRNEPPAKAAASAEAAEADFAASTDD
- a CDS encoding prohibitin family protein gives rise to the protein MSDIPGPDPDSGSDIDIDVGRGLRIGVSVVVALAVAIALFGGYHQVPEGHVGVQKSFGAVTGDQLQPGAHIIVPVKDSVQDVEIRPRTYTMANTEGEGDRPSQADAVTVQTINGTTVDIDITVRYKIQESDASGFVTEWRTVGQAEERLIRPSVRSQLRDEAAGIQTSEIYTNDGRERLGDAAQQKLESAFEGEALVLEEVQVRTVDLPDSYDQALNDKEIAKQRVEEKKFEIQQAERDKERQEIQAEADARVIEIRGEALRDNPVVLKQQYVQSIDDSDKVILATDDDGTPIILQTGRSRGGNTSSADTGFSTNVTNATAGN
- a CDS encoding type IV pilin — protein: MTGKLRAVSSVISVILLVAVTVVLAAVLSVATLGLAEKLDDTAPVISQSDGEFAPQSGFDGGIVRIRHVAGDIVRVSEIEVAVSADCGSDGTEKHGRLVNLPVKSGDRPQSDNIEGDDIFDESTGSLTERGADDTGALVTDEFRPGDVIVFRIAGGDCDLQPGDTVTVRVVHTPSNAVIIQQQLTA
- a CDS encoding NAD-dependent epimerase/dehydratase family protein; amino-acid sequence: MDSVLVIGGGRFIGRHTVTEFRDAGYDVTMLTRGQRQNPFTNSDVAHIKGDRRERDTLETARERVEPDVVVDCVAYFPEDVRVATDVFADVDAYVYISSGAAYGAERTPKREGETPLAGCTAEQATTDSAETYGPRKAEGDREVFAAAEDGVRAMSVRPTVVYGPYDYTERFAYWVDRVAEYEQVVVPSDGLSLWQMAYVEDVASALRLVAERGTAGEAYNVGDEHAPTLREWVDLLARVHETDVETVGVGERELGAAGLDPDDFPIYRESPHLLSTAKLRDIGWSSTPHETALAVTVAEHRENERTGREFGPDRDTESELIDRLTE
- a CDS encoding TrmB family transcriptional regulator — its product is MPDSTRQPSETLRDRLQQYGLSRTEAETYLAVVEKGPATARTVAETAGISKSYVYDICGSLAADGFVTVDDHRTPTIIRATPPSEAFGALKRELDTLETAVQTRYEDTSAENNTFEVVKSRPTIVKRLEQHIEAADCEVILQIPARRLPDIREPLRRAQERGILVLLTLSSYDRATMELDLEEIANAVRIGLDGAPSLLATDQQRGFVSPSTMLSWDHDETNAITFTQEAVAAVLVGSYLGNYWPIGEEVLVSQPPTLPARYDMFRPVVFTTTLALRAGESVVADLYARQTGSDDDFEVISGEVIDVRQNLVEPHNSDFGFENSLVVDIGDGRITVGGYGAFLEDYEVKHTTLRRT